A genomic segment from Halorussus sp. MSC15.2 encodes:
- a CDS encoding Sir2 family NAD-dependent protein deacetylase → MAFVRRTLTRGHESNRRRRPRTPDRGRRDALTGAGVSVPSGVPPFRGEGGISASEASGGSSDVSDGIWSEYDPDTFDVHRFRRDPGGFWADWLELRSDLFDASVEPNAAHDALAALSARNHLDAVVTQNIDGLHGDAGSDEVLELHGNARRAVCQRCGRAVPAADVRERVRDGERPPRCETENCDGVLKPDAVLFGERLPAEALARAERLAADSDVFLVAGSSLTVEPAASLPARAAESGATLILVNLDETPLDARADYVFREDVTEVLPALRDAVVG, encoded by the coding sequence TTGTCCGCCGGACCCTAACCCGCGGACATGAATCGAATCGACGCCGCCGCCCGCGAACTCCGGACCGCGGACGCCGCGACGCGCTCACCGGCGCGGGCGTCAGCGTCCCGTCTGGCGTCCCCCCGTTCCGCGGCGAGGGCGGCATCTCCGCGAGCGAAGCGAGCGGAGGCTCGTCGGACGTGTCCGACGGCATCTGGTCGGAGTACGACCCCGATACCTTCGACGTCCACCGATTCCGGCGCGACCCCGGCGGGTTCTGGGCCGACTGGCTCGAACTCCGGTCGGACCTGTTCGACGCCAGCGTCGAACCGAACGCGGCCCACGACGCGCTGGCGGCCCTCTCCGCGCGGAACCACCTCGACGCCGTCGTCACGCAGAACATCGACGGTCTCCACGGCGACGCCGGTTCCGACGAGGTGCTGGAACTCCACGGCAACGCCCGCCGCGCGGTCTGCCAGCGGTGCGGTCGCGCGGTGCCCGCCGCCGACGTTCGAGAGCGCGTGCGGGACGGGGAGCGACCGCCCCGGTGCGAGACAGAGAACTGCGACGGCGTGTTGAAACCCGACGCCGTGCTGTTCGGCGAACGTCTCCCGGCCGAGGCGCTCGCCCGCGCCGAGCGTCTCGCGGCCGACAGCGATGTGTTTCTGGTCGCCGGGTCGTCGCTCACGGTCGAACCCGCCGCGTCGCTGCCCGCGAGGGCGGCGGAGTCGGGCGCGACCCTGATTCTGGTCAATCTGGACGAGACGCCGCTGGACGCGCGGGCCGACTACGTGTTCCGCGAGGACGTGACCGAGGTGTTACCCGCGCTCCGGGACGCGGTGGTCGGGTAA
- a CDS encoding SLC13 family permease: protein MVDSRVVGRIRSPAVALLLAAVAGALAWRGTPVGSETATMLGIAAFCIVLWVLTPIPPSYTGLVCIGLVGATFSADLALVGFQSPATWLVGFGLLVGEATRRSGLGSWAGRWLVARSVPDRARDDPVRAYASLLAAMCAGAVSLAFLVPSTLVRVLVLAPVLRETGSLFDSREAKVGLFVAPLFATFYGSVGIFTAGLPNIVISGIAESVGGPSVSWTRWTATLFPVMTVGRTLLIAGATFVMYRPSASATVDVPEGGPATPSASVRRMFLFLLVGVAVWMTDSVHGLHPLFGAIAVVVLAFLPRVGVVDFEDVSGAVDYSILFFIGAVFAVGEGLARTGFADSAAESLLALVPTDAGLPVTLGVVFLATLALTFLMEGLAVASVVTPVVVEYAGQVGVPVEPVMMTEAMALATYFFPFQSAVLVGILAEDVVDAPELIRSATVFSLLSIVVLVPIQVGILVLLY from the coding sequence ATGGTCGATAGCCGAGTCGTCGGGCGGATTCGTTCACCGGCCGTCGCGTTGCTACTCGCCGCCGTCGCCGGAGCACTCGCGTGGCGGGGGACCCCCGTCGGGAGCGAGACGGCGACGATGCTCGGAATCGCGGCGTTCTGCATCGTGCTGTGGGTACTCACGCCGATTCCGCCGTCGTACACCGGTCTCGTCTGCATCGGACTCGTGGGTGCGACGTTCTCGGCGGACCTCGCGCTGGTCGGGTTCCAGTCGCCGGCGACGTGGCTGGTCGGGTTCGGACTCCTCGTGGGCGAGGCGACCCGCCGGAGCGGACTGGGGTCGTGGGCGGGGCGATGGCTGGTCGCGCGGAGCGTCCCCGACCGAGCGCGCGACGACCCGGTCCGGGCCTACGCTTCCCTGCTGGCCGCGATGTGCGCCGGGGCCGTGTCGCTGGCCTTTCTGGTCCCCTCGACGCTCGTCCGGGTCCTCGTGCTCGCCCCCGTCCTCCGGGAGACCGGGTCGCTGTTCGACTCCCGAGAGGCGAAAGTCGGACTGTTCGTCGCGCCGCTGTTCGCGACCTTCTACGGGTCGGTCGGCATCTTCACCGCGGGGTTGCCCAACATCGTCATCTCCGGCATCGCCGAGTCGGTCGGCGGTCCCTCGGTGTCGTGGACGCGGTGGACCGCGACCCTGTTCCCCGTGATGACGGTCGGGCGGACGCTGCTCATCGCGGGCGCGACCTTCGTCATGTACCGCCCGTCGGCGTCCGCGACGGTGGACGTTCCGGAGGGCGGACCGGCGACGCCCAGCGCCTCGGTCCGGCGCATGTTCCTGTTCCTGTTGGTCGGGGTCGCCGTCTGGATGACGGACTCCGTCCACGGTCTCCACCCGCTGTTCGGCGCTATCGCGGTGGTCGTGCTGGCCTTCCTGCCGAGAGTCGGCGTGGTCGATTTCGAGGACGTGAGCGGGGCGGTCGATTACTCGATTCTGTTCTTCATCGGCGCGGTGTTCGCCGTCGGCGAAGGACTGGCCCGGACCGGGTTCGCCGATTCGGCCGCCGAGTCGCTGCTCGCGCTGGTTCCGACCGACGCGGGACTCCCGGTCACGCTGGGGGTCGTCTTCCTCGCGACGCTCGCGCTGACGTTCCTGATGGAGGGACTGGCGGTCGCGAGCGTCGTCACGCCGGTCGTCGTCGAGTACGCCGGGCAGGTCGGGGTGCCGGTCGAACCCGTGATGATGACCGAAGCGATGGCGCTGGCCACCTACTTCTTCCCGTTCCAGTCGGCGGTGTTGGTCGGGATTCTGGCCGAGGACGTGGTGGACGCCCCGGAACTGATTCGGAGCGCGACCGTCTTCTCGCTGCTCAGTATCGTGGTGCTGGTCCCGATTCAGGTGGGCATCCTCGTCCTGCTGTACTGA